The following proteins come from a genomic window of Chionomys nivalis chromosome 9, mChiNiv1.1, whole genome shotgun sequence:
- the Fam217b gene encoding protein FAM217B isoform X1 — MVSAAAEDALGACCGALGWRSTGWERDRAQPGLDWRRAGSRTTTTHQTSEDEHPCDVLTKRNRMSDSHHKSSSKNAGSSWNQALHSRTSSGRRQSRSSPQGPHASSHLGGSSLVGLSQPAAEGRREQAALSSRCQAASGRKLFLDFQSMKIIKEGADEDSASDLSDSERVVIPPSPFTPPDLNLRAEEIDPVSFNLHPDPSQAEPEHCYPDFLPPPFCSWDLQDMAVVLNTECRSEALPRATGFLGKYIDRLLQLEWLQLQTVQSEKARAAKARSSGASGMLKSPRRGKLPTSALSKPFLSPEGIPKPGPSRKKGFQYEDAHPSYYAFETSSRSVDGPAHPRLCSQKQAPELRMEKKKKPGKGPKFHLRAPPCVEGSPAVEASGNIRIPKQSAVLLDPMGSCRASRAQAHLDLKKKGSANNCGPASSSSEKKLKTNGAKQSTYKFK; from the exons ATGGTTTCTGCAGCCGCTGAAGACGCGCTGGGTGCTTGCTGCGGGGCCTTGGGCTGGAGGAGTACCGGGTGGGAGCGGGACAGAGCCCAACCTGGGCTGGACTGGAGACGAGCTGGCTCTAGGACTACG acgACCCATCAAACCTCCGAGGATGAGCATCCCTGTGATGTGCTCACGAAAAGGAACAGGATGAGTGATTCTCATCACAAAAGCAG caGTAAGAATGCCGGCTCATCTTGGAATCAAGCCCTACATTCAAGGACTTCttcaggaagaaggcagagtaggaGCAGCCCCCAAGGACCCCACGCCTCTTCCCACCTGGGAGGGAGCAGCCTCGTTGGCCTCTCGCAGCCTGCAGCGGAGGGAAGGCGGGAGCAGGCTGCGCTTAGCTCCAGGTGTCAGGCTGCCTCTGGACGCAAGCTGTTCCTTGACTTTCAGTCCATGAAGATCATTAAGGAAGGCGCTGATGAGGACAGCGCAAGTGACCTGTCAGACTCAGAGCGAGTGGtcattcctccttctcccttcacGCCTCCTGACCTCAACCTTCGAGCGGAAGAGATCGACCCTGTTTCCTTCAATCTTCACCCAGACCCGAGCCAGGCAGAACCTGAACACTGCTACCCTGACTTTCTTCCACCCCCATTCTGCTCCTGGGACCTCCAGGATATGGCTGTGGTTCTGAACACAGAATGCCGGAGTGAGGCCCTGCCTCGGGCCACGGGCTTCCTTGGGAAGTACATAGACAGACTTCTTCAGCTGGAGTGGCTGCAGCTCCAAACTGTGCAGTCCGAGAAGGCCCGAGCTGCCAAGGCAAGGTCCTCTGGGGCTTCTGGGATGCTGAAAAGCCCTAGGCGGGGTAAGCTCCCCACTAGTGCACTGTCCAAGCCTTTCCTGTCCCCAGAAGGGATTCCAAAGCCCGGCCCTTCTCGAAAGAAAGGTTTTCAGTATGAAGATGCCCACCCGTCCTACTACGCATTTGAGACTTCATCTAGATCTGTGGATGGGCCTGCTCACCCCAGGCTGTGTTCTCAGAAACAAGCCCCAGAACTGAggatggaaaaaaagaagaaaccaggTAAGGGCCCCAAGTTTCACCTCCGCGCTCCACCCTGTGTGGAGGGCAGCCCTGCAGTGGAAGCCAGCGGTAACATTCGAATTCCCAAGCAGTCCGCGGTGCTTCTGGACCCAATGGGCTCCTGTAGGGCCTCCCGAGCACAAGCACACTTGGACCTGAAGAAAAAGGGAAGTGCAAATAACTGTggacctgcctcttcttccagtgAGAAGAAGCTCAAAACAAATGGAGCAAAGCAAAGCACATATAAGTTCAAGTGA
- the Fam217b gene encoding protein FAM217B isoform X2 translates to MSDSHHKSSSKNAGSSWNQALHSRTSSGRRQSRSSPQGPHASSHLGGSSLVGLSQPAAEGRREQAALSSRCQAASGRKLFLDFQSMKIIKEGADEDSASDLSDSERVVIPPSPFTPPDLNLRAEEIDPVSFNLHPDPSQAEPEHCYPDFLPPPFCSWDLQDMAVVLNTECRSEALPRATGFLGKYIDRLLQLEWLQLQTVQSEKARAAKARSSGASGMLKSPRRGKLPTSALSKPFLSPEGIPKPGPSRKKGFQYEDAHPSYYAFETSSRSVDGPAHPRLCSQKQAPELRMEKKKKPGKGPKFHLRAPPCVEGSPAVEASGNIRIPKQSAVLLDPMGSCRASRAQAHLDLKKKGSANNCGPASSSSEKKLKTNGAKQSTYKFK, encoded by the exons ATGAGTGATTCTCATCACAAAAGCAG caGTAAGAATGCCGGCTCATCTTGGAATCAAGCCCTACATTCAAGGACTTCttcaggaagaaggcagagtaggaGCAGCCCCCAAGGACCCCACGCCTCTTCCCACCTGGGAGGGAGCAGCCTCGTTGGCCTCTCGCAGCCTGCAGCGGAGGGAAGGCGGGAGCAGGCTGCGCTTAGCTCCAGGTGTCAGGCTGCCTCTGGACGCAAGCTGTTCCTTGACTTTCAGTCCATGAAGATCATTAAGGAAGGCGCTGATGAGGACAGCGCAAGTGACCTGTCAGACTCAGAGCGAGTGGtcattcctccttctcccttcacGCCTCCTGACCTCAACCTTCGAGCGGAAGAGATCGACCCTGTTTCCTTCAATCTTCACCCAGACCCGAGCCAGGCAGAACCTGAACACTGCTACCCTGACTTTCTTCCACCCCCATTCTGCTCCTGGGACCTCCAGGATATGGCTGTGGTTCTGAACACAGAATGCCGGAGTGAGGCCCTGCCTCGGGCCACGGGCTTCCTTGGGAAGTACATAGACAGACTTCTTCAGCTGGAGTGGCTGCAGCTCCAAACTGTGCAGTCCGAGAAGGCCCGAGCTGCCAAGGCAAGGTCCTCTGGGGCTTCTGGGATGCTGAAAAGCCCTAGGCGGGGTAAGCTCCCCACTAGTGCACTGTCCAAGCCTTTCCTGTCCCCAGAAGGGATTCCAAAGCCCGGCCCTTCTCGAAAGAAAGGTTTTCAGTATGAAGATGCCCACCCGTCCTACTACGCATTTGAGACTTCATCTAGATCTGTGGATGGGCCTGCTCACCCCAGGCTGTGTTCTCAGAAACAAGCCCCAGAACTGAggatggaaaaaaagaagaaaccaggTAAGGGCCCCAAGTTTCACCTCCGCGCTCCACCCTGTGTGGAGGGCAGCCCTGCAGTGGAAGCCAGCGGTAACATTCGAATTCCCAAGCAGTCCGCGGTGCTTCTGGACCCAATGGGCTCCTGTAGGGCCTCCCGAGCACAAGCACACTTGGACCTGAAGAAAAAGGGAAGTGCAAATAACTGTggacctgcctcttcttccagtgAGAAGAAGCTCAAAACAAATGGAGCAAAGCAAAGCACATATAAGTTCAAGTGA
- the Ppp1r3d gene encoding protein phosphatase 1 regulatory subunit 3D, protein MSRGPGFAPLPPTPRLRKHAPRSFSCLSDLDPRPCRPPGCDPRLQPIIQRRARSLPSSPERRAKAVGAPGATCRAGCNRQLRVRFADALGLELTQVKVFNAGDDPSVPLHVLSRLAINSDLCCSSQELEFKLQCLVPDFPPPVEAPGFGDRLARQLVCLERVTCSDLGISGTVRVRNVAFEKQVAVRYTYSGWRSAHEAVARWRGPAGTEGTEDIFAFGFPVPPFLLELGSHVLFALRYCVAGAEYWDNNDGRDYSLTCRSHALHMPRGECEESWIHFI, encoded by the coding sequence ATGTCAAGAGGCCCGGGCTTTGCCCCGCTGCCCCCGACCCCGAGGTTACGGAAACACGCTCCTCGGAGCTTCAGCTGTCTCTCGGATCTGGATCCGCGACCCTGCAGACCCCCGGGCTGCGACCCTCGGCTGCAGCCCATCATCCAGCGGCGCGCGCGCTCCCTGCCCAGCTCTCCCGAGCGCCGTGCCAAGGCTGTGGGAGCTCCCGGCGCTACGTGCCGAGCCGGCTGCAACCGGCAGCTCCGTGTGCGCTTCGCTGACGCTCTGGGCCTGGAGCTGACGCAGGTTAAGGTGTTCAACGCAGGGGACGACCCGTCCGTTCCGCTGCACGTGCTGTCGCGCCTTGCCATCAACTCCGACCTGTGCtgcagcagccaggagctggagttCAAGCTGCAGTGCCTGGTTCCCGACTTCCCCCCGCCGGTCGAAGCCCCCGGCTTTGGAGATCGCCTGGCAAGGCAGCTGGTGTGCCTGGAACGTGTCACCTGCTCGGACCTGGGCATCAGCGGCACAGTGCGCGTGCGCAACGTGGCCTTCGAGAAACAGGTAGCAGTACGCTACACCTACTCTGGCTGGCGCAGTGCTCATGAGGCCGTGGCTCGCTGGAGAGGGCCTGCGGGTACCGAGGGTACCGAGGACATCTTTGCCTTTGGCTTTCCCGTGCCACCCTTCCTGCTGGAGCTCGGCTCCCACGTACTCTTTGCACTGCGCTACTGCGTGGCTGGTGCTGAGTACTGGGACAACAACGATGGTCGCGACTATAGCCTTACTTGTCGCAGTCATGCCCTGCACATGCCACGCGGGGAGTGCGAAGAGAGCTGGATCCACTTCATCTGA